In the Candidatus Cloacimonas acidaminovorans str. Evry genome, one interval contains:
- a CDS encoding DUF6029 family protein — protein sequence MKHTLFIMLLISFTLLSAQNALSVNGSNEAKFIYRTVEDSLHTYFNDTFGFNLAYRNFSFGMKFIAELPKYSTEQTELLDELDANRLELGWQELYASYEKDACKIYAGITEESFGNGIVFRSYKDLEFDVDNRLESVLFSYNDAFKFKAIYGAIENPAITGKYDLAYGADVQSPYFQGLSLGASAMAFRNLLATNIYNQRTVFAGRLNYASKYVDFQAETAFSELYHQPGIGTKNGKAIYVNGSYYFGPVTLGGAYKQYDKFQYRLNDLPAVNYHNETLSDASATGEDEIGYQGFGTVNITDYLNFTADYAEAWNSDKNKKMNDAYIALEYVKDSFSLLASYSHIEKIDDISNSWQQDLIPALQTNFALLKIPVQIQAEYKKVSKQRQEAESEHFEPKLQTDFTLGKLSLSLCAQSNWEDISEILDSRYWASAQIKYPLFEHSDIILFGGKEAGGKVCRNGVCRYVAPFEGLRFELNTRF from the coding sequence ATGAAACATACCCTGTTTATAATGCTGTTAATCAGCTTTACTTTGCTTAGTGCTCAAAACGCCCTGTCTGTAAACGGTTCCAACGAGGCAAAATTCATCTATCGCACGGTTGAGGACTCTTTGCATACCTATTTTAACGATACCTTCGGTTTCAACCTTGCCTATAGAAATTTCAGCTTTGGAATGAAGTTTATTGCCGAACTGCCCAAATATTCCACTGAACAAACGGAACTTTTAGATGAACTGGATGCCAACCGTTTGGAACTTGGCTGGCAGGAATTGTATGCCTCTTACGAAAAAGATGCCTGTAAAATATATGCCGGAATAACGGAAGAAAGTTTTGGTAACGGCATCGTTTTTCGCAGTTATAAAGACCTGGAATTTGATGTGGATAACCGTTTGGAGAGTGTTTTATTCAGCTATAACGATGCTTTTAAGTTCAAGGCAATTTATGGTGCCATAGAAAATCCTGCTATTACCGGAAAATATGATCTGGCTTATGGTGCCGATGTGCAAAGTCCTTATTTCCAAGGTCTTTCTTTAGGTGCTTCAGCTATGGCTTTCCGCAATTTGCTTGCCACCAATATCTATAATCAGCGAACTGTTTTTGCCGGCAGATTGAATTATGCTTCAAAATATGTTGATTTTCAAGCGGAAACGGCTTTCAGTGAATTATATCATCAACCCGGTATCGGAACTAAAAACGGAAAGGCAATTTATGTGAATGGCAGTTACTATTTCGGTCCTGTAACTTTAGGGGGTGCTTATAAACAGTATGATAAGTTTCAATATCGCTTAAATGACTTGCCGGCAGTAAATTATCATAATGAAACCCTTTCCGATGCCTCTGCCACAGGAGAAGATGAAATTGGCTATCAGGGTTTTGGAACCGTTAATATCACGGATTATCTTAATTTTACCGCGGACTATGCGGAAGCGTGGAATAGCGATAAAAACAAGAAAATGAACGATGCCTACATTGCCCTGGAATATGTTAAGGATTCCTTTTCTCTGCTTGCTTCCTACAGCCATATTGAAAAAATAGATGATATCAGCAATTCCTGGCAACAGGATTTAATTCCTGCCTTGCAAACAAACTTCGCTTTGCTGAAAATACCGGTGCAAATTCAGGCGGAATATAAAAAGGTCTCCAAACAAAGACAGGAAGCGGAAAGTGAGCACTTTGAACCCAAACTGCAGACGGACTTTACTTTGGGTAAACTTTCCCTTTCTTTATGCGCACAAAGCAACTGGGAAGATATAAGCGAAATTTTAGACAGCAGATATTGGGCTTCCGCTCAAATTAAATACCCGCTTTTTGAACATAGCGATATAATCCTTTTTGGGGGAAAAGAAGCTGGGGGAAAAGTTTGTCGGAATGGTGTCTGCCGCTATGTTGCTCCCTTTGAAGGTTTAAGATTTGAACTTAACACCCGCTTTTAA
- a CDS encoding TlpA family protein disulfide reductase, whose amino-acid sequence MKKPIACLLLLLLVSFAMADMMPDFKLPDATGKNVTLQELLGKGPVLIDFWADYCKPCKDAMPQLHTLAEKYDSLTVVMISIDAPKNLPKAKNYLKSKNYKFITLFDSEKTLAKKLGVTNPPHTFILNKTGEIVYSHIGYEPGVENEYEMHIRNLLGLKTDAE is encoded by the coding sequence ATGAAAAAACCGATTGCCTGTTTGCTCCTGCTGCTTTTGGTTTCTTTTGCTATGGCAGATATGATGCCGGATTTTAAGCTTCCCGATGCTACAGGAAAAAATGTTACTTTGCAGGAACTTCTGGGAAAGGGTCCTGTGCTGATTGATTTTTGGGCTGATTACTGCAAACCGTGTAAAGATGCTATGCCACAATTGCATACCCTGGCAGAAAAGTATGATTCGCTAACGGTAGTAATGATTTCTATTGATGCTCCTAAAAATCTGCCCAAGGCAAAAAACTATCTGAAAAGCAAGAATTATAAGTTTATAACTCTGTTTGATTCCGAAAAAACCTTGGCTAAAAAACTGGGAGTAACAAACCCTCCGCATACCTTTATTCTAAATAAAACCGGAGAAATTGTCTATTCTCATATTGGCTATGAACCTGGTGTGGAAAATGAATACGAAATGCATATCCGTAATTTATTGGGACTTAAAACCGACGCAGAATAA